From a region of the Motacilla alba alba isolate MOTALB_02 chromosome 25, Motacilla_alba_V1.0_pri, whole genome shotgun sequence genome:
- the LOC119711467 gene encoding keratin-associated protein 5-3-like, with the protein MIYSSGRESFFNLNSTWYDPSGSWLDTRRTPFRYGYATCCSSGCQGEGVEGMRGHNYRHYGYRQPRCAERCHGYSSSSGSCHGGGGSCVRRPTYSYGASGGCQGYGRSVCAERCQGSSGSCHGGGGSCVRRPTYSYGASGGCQGYGRSVCSERCHGPVAQGGKPCCREPVQSIPVQSCPPPVQSIPVQTCPPPVQTCPPPIQTCPPPVQTCPCPCPPPIQQGCVPVAKGIPRQQQKQVCKVPARKIK; encoded by the coding sequence ATGATTTACTCTTCCGGAAGAGAATCCTTCTTCAACCTGAACTCCACCTGGTACGACCCCTCGGGCTCCTGGCTGGACACGCGGCGCACGCCCTTCCGCTACGGCTACGCCACCTGCTGCTCCTCGGGCTGCCAGGGCGAGGGCGTGGAGGGCATGAGGGGCCACAACTACCGCCACTACGGCTACCGGCAGCCCCGCTGCGCCGAGCGCTGCCACGGCTACTCCAGCTCCTCGGGCTCGTGCCACGGAGGGGGTGGCAGCTGCGTCAGGAGGCCCACGTACAGCTACGGGGCATCAGGAGGGTGCCAGGGCTACGGGAGGTCCGTGTGCGCCGAGAGGTGCCAGGGCTCCTCGGGCTCGTGCCACGGAGGGGGCGGCAGCTGCGTCAGGAGGCCCACGTACAGCTACGGGGCATCAGGGGGGTGCCAGGGCTACGGGAGGTCCGTGTGCTCCGAGAGGTGCCACGGCCCAGTGGCCCAGGGTGGGAAGCCATGCTGTAGGGAGCCCGTGCAGAGCATCCCAGTGCAGAGCTGTCCCCCCCCAGTGCAGAGCATCCCAGTCCAGACCTGTCCCCCCCCAGTCCAGACCTGTCCCCCTCCAATCCAGACCTGTCCCCCTCCAGTCCagacctgtccctgtccctgtccccctccaatccagcagggctgtgtgcccgTGGCCAAGGGCATCCCCcgccagcagcagaagcaggtcTGCAAAGTGCCCGCCCGCAAGATCAAATAA
- the LOC119711631 gene encoding keratin-associated protein 4-9-like, with product MCSTGCCSTGCCSVVKSKTVCCTPCKTVCCSPCKTTVCCSPCQQSCCCDPCQKPCCDPCQSCCDPCQKPCCDPCQSCCDPCQKPCCDPCQSCCDPCQKPCCDPCQSCCDPCQKPCCDPCQSCCDPCQKPCCDPCQSCCDPCQKPCCDPCQSCCDPCQKPCCDPCQKPCCDPCQSCCDPCQKPCCEPCQTSVCCTKVCQKSVCCVPRPCCCPCGSLSCCSCVVKKPVVVCCTPVRKYCTPCIPIQQCCASLRKTC from the exons ATGTGCTCCACTGGATGCTGTTCCACGGGATGCTGCTCTGTCGTGAAGAGCAAGACAGTGTGCTGCACCCCCTGCAAGACCGTGTGCTGCAGCCCTTGCAAGACC ACCGTGTGCTGCTCCCCGTGCCAGCAATCCTGCTGCTGCGACCCCTGCCAGAAGCCCTGCTGTGACCCGTGCCAGTCCTGCTGTGACCCATGCCAGAAGCCCTGCTGTGACCCGTGCCAGTCCTGCTGTGACCCCTGCCAGAAGCCTTGCTGTGACCCATGCCAGTCCTGCTGTGACCCGTGCCAGAAGCCTTGTTGTGACCCGTGCCAGTCCTGCTGTGACCCGTGCCAGAAGCCTTGTTGTGACCCGTGCCAGTCCTGCTGTGACCCGTGCCAGAAGCCTTGCTGTGACCCATGCCAGTCCTGCTGTGACCCGTGCCAGAAGCCTTGTTGTGACCCATGCCAGTCCTGCTGTGACCCGTGCCAGAAGCCTTGCTGTGACCCGTGCCAGAAGCCGTGCTGCGACCCTTGCCAGTCCTGCTGTGACCCATGCCAGAAGCCTTGCTGTGAGCCATGCCAGACT TCTGTGTGCTGCACCAAGGTGTGCCAGAAGTCCGTGTGCTGTGTCCCacggccctgctgctgcccctgcgggtccctgtcctgctgctcctgcgtGGTGAAGAAGCCCGTGGTGGTTTGCTGCACCCCCGTGAGGAAGTACTGCACCCCCTGCATCCCcatccagcagtgctgtgccagcctcagGAAGACCTGCTGA
- the LOC119711483 gene encoding sericin-1-like produces MCSRQDKDQCHQQERSCCHSGGSGCHGSSGGSGCQRSSGGSGCHGSSGGSGCRTTSGSGCHGSSGSSCQRSSGSGCHGSSGGSGCHGSSGSGCHGSSGGSCHGKPQECQQQIYQVSSNMK; encoded by the exons ATGTGCTCCCGTCAGGACAAGgaccagtgccaccagcaggaacgctcctgctgccacagcgGCGGATCCGGTTGCCACGGGAGCAGTGGCGGATCCGGTTGCCAAAGGAGCAGTGGCGGATCTGGCTGCCATGGAAGCAGTGGCGGATCCGGTTGCCGCACGACCAGCGGATCTGGATGCCACGGGAGCAGCGGATCCAGTTGCCAAAGGAGCAGTGGATCTGGCTGCCACGGGAGCAGTGGCGGATCCG GCTGCCACGGGAGCAGCGGATCTGGTTGCCACGGGAGCAGCGGGGGATCCTGCCATGGAAAGCCGCAGGAGTGCCAGCAGCAAATCTACCAAGTGTCCTCAAATATGAAGTGA
- the LOC119711666 gene encoding proline-rich protein 4-like — MLQHKDCTDHDLCQHRSGCGHKGWTRPSSAGHCHDPPEICPNPGSLSHDTEGSSQSPPRGCHPGELCPPRPSCCPAPQSCKPRRRVEVSPVPPVCPPPVKIHRRPLEQHRPCPPCPEPDSCGKPRRRVEQRPEQDEEPPVVLQPPPLQHRCPRPVPCCPRPVPCCPRPAQRCCPPAVPLPPHPCHQQQKQVTLVPLCVKN; from the coding sequence ATGCTCCAGCACAAAGATTGCACCGACCACGACCTGTGCCAGCACCGCTCGGGCTGCGGCCACAAGGGCTGGACACGGCCCAGCTCCGCCGGGCACTGCCACGACCCCCCCGAGATCTGCCCCAACCCCGGCAGCCTCAGCCACGACACCGAGGGCTCCAGCCAGAGCCCGCCCCGGGGCTGCCACCCGGGCGAGCTGTGCCCGCCGCggccctcctgctgcccagccccgcAGAGCTGCAAGCCCCGGCGGCGGGTGGAGGTGAGCCCGGTGCCCCCCGTGTGCCCCCCGCCCGTGAAGATCCACCGCCGGCCGCTGGAGCAGCACCGCCCGTGCCCGCCGTGCCCGGAGCCCGACTCGTGCGGGAAGCCCCGCAGGCGAGTGGAGCAGCGTCCCGAGCAGGATGAGGAGCCTCCGGTGGTCCTGCAGCCCCCGCCGCTGCAGCATCGCTGCCCCCGGCCCGTGCCCTGCTGCCCCCGGCCCGTGCCCTgctgcccccggcccgcccAGCGCTGCTGCCCACCCGCTGTTCCCCTGCCACCACACCcgtgccaccagcagcagaagcaggtcACGCTGGTGCCGCTCTGCGTGAAGAACTGA
- the LOC119711668 gene encoding keratin-associated protein 5-4-like, producing MPNGCCGGGSSYTMCCYSSPKTCKRPMCCSPMQCCSPCCTPCCMPMQSCCMSMPCCYTISSNNSGCCGGSSGGCCGGSN from the coding sequence ATGCCCAACGGATGCTGCGGTGGCGGAAGTAGCTACACCATGTGCTGCTACAGCAGCCCCAAGACCTGCAAGAGGCCCATGTGCTGCAGCCccatgcagtgctgcagcccctgctgcaccCCCTGCTGCATGCCCATGCAGTCCTGCTGCATGTCCATGCCCTGCTGCTACACCATCAGCAGCAACAACAGCGGCTGTtgcggcggcagcagcggcggctgCTGCGGTGGCAGCAACTGA
- the LOC119711447 gene encoding keratin-associated protein 10-5-like, translated as MPNGCCGGGNNYSVCCYSSPRCCKTPMCCSPMQCCSPCCMPMQSCCMPMSCCYTISSNNNNSCCGGCCGGN; from the coding sequence ATGCCCAACGGATGCTGCGGTGGCGGAAATAACTACTCCGTGTGCTGCTACAGCAGCCCCCGCTGCTGCAAGACCCCGATGTGCTGCAGCCccatgcagtgctgcagcccctgctgcatGCCCATGCAGTCCTGCTGCATGCCCATGTCCTGCTGCTACACCAtcagcagcaacaacaacaacagctgCTGCGGCGGCTGCTGCGGCGGCAACTGA
- the LOC119711663 gene encoding loricrin-like, whose protein sequence is MCSRQEKDQCHRQQRQSSGGCHSSGGGGCHSSGGGGCHSSGGSSGGCHSSGGSSGGCHSSGGGGGCHSSGGGGCHSSGGGGCHGKPQMQGQQQQQQQVLQMPQQKMK, encoded by the coding sequence ATGTGCTCCCGCCAGGAGAAGGACCAGTGCCACCGGCAGCAGCGCCAGAGCAGCGGCGGCTGCCACAGCTCGGGGGGTGGTGGCTGCCACAGCTCCGGTGGTGGtggctgccacagctctgggggcagctctgggggctgtcacagctctggtggcagctctgggggctgtcACAGCTCCGGTGGTGGTGGCGGCTGTCACAGCTCTGGCGGTGGCGGCTGTCACAGCTCCGGTGGCGGTGGCTGCCACGGGAAGCCGCAgatgcagggccagcagcagcagcagcagcaggtgctgcagatGCCGCAGCAGAAGATGAAGTGA